A single genomic interval of Fibrobacter sp. UWB13 harbors:
- a CDS encoding outer membrane lipoprotein-sorting protein, translated as MKNHFLSALSAGFLLFTTCFAQSANEIAKKVHDLPSGKTSSGLVSVTLIDKNGKTRNRELVSYTMKDGTTDKTVLMFKTPRDVAGISYLTYDYPDKADGSTVDSDSWIYIPAMKKVRRVSGSNKDDDFQGTDFTYDDLGTRSLSKDNFALLGEEKVNGIDCWILEAKAKDPKAKVSRRVTWVNKKTFVVQKGEYYDKQNRLQKTLTADDIKQVNGYWTTLKQTMTNVQTNHKTIYEVKNLKYDEKVNESYFTVSALEREQIK; from the coding sequence ATGAAAAATCATTTCTTGAGCGCTCTTAGCGCAGGTTTTCTGCTTTTCACAACTTGTTTCGCGCAGTCCGCGAATGAAATCGCCAAAAAAGTCCACGACTTGCCTTCCGGAAAAACATCGTCCGGACTAGTTTCTGTAACATTGATTGATAAAAACGGCAAGACCCGTAACCGCGAATTAGTCTCTTACACCATGAAGGACGGCACAACCGACAAGACCGTTCTCATGTTTAAAACGCCGCGCGACGTGGCTGGCATTAGTTACCTCACCTACGACTATCCCGACAAAGCCGACGGCTCCACAGTCGATAGCGACAGCTGGATTTATATCCCAGCCATGAAAAAGGTACGCCGCGTTTCTGGCTCCAACAAGGACGACGATTTCCAGGGAACCGACTTCACGTACGACGATCTCGGCACCCGCAGCCTCTCCAAGGACAACTTTGCCCTCCTTGGCGAAGAAAAAGTGAACGGAATCGACTGCTGGATTTTGGAAGCCAAGGCCAAAGACCCGAAGGCTAAAGTCAGCCGCCGAGTCACATGGGTGAACAAGAAGACCTTCGTCGTCCAGAAAGGCGAATACTACGACAAGCAGAACCGCCTGCAAAAAACGCTTACCGCAGACGATATCAAACAGGTGAACGGCTACTGGACCACGCTCAAGCAGACAATGACTAACGTCCAGACAAACCACAAGACCATCTACGAAGTCAAGAACCTCAAATACGATGAAAAGGTCAACGAGAGCTACTTCACTGTAAGCGCTCTTGAACGTGAACAGATTAAGTAG
- a CDS encoding diaminopimelate dehydrogenase, translating into MAKIAILGYGNLGRGVECAVKQAPDMELVAVFTRRDPSTVKIQTAGVPVLNVSEMEAWKDKVDVLIICGGSATDLPVLTPKYASMFNVIDSFDTHAKIPQHFAAVDAAAKGANKIAMISVGWDPGMFSLNRVYAQSILPEGKDYTFWGKGVSQGHSDAVRRIKGVKNAKQYTCPVESALEAVRSGSMPELTTRQKHTRLVYVVAEEGADKAYIENAIKTMPNYFDEYDTTVNFISEEEFNKNHSGLAHGGFVIRTGKTGMNKEHTHVIEYSLKLDSNPEFTTSVLVAYARAALRMKANGQTGCKTVLDVPPAYLSTLSDEDLRAHCL; encoded by the coding sequence ATGGCAAAGATTGCTATTCTCGGTTACGGTAACCTCGGTCGCGGTGTGGAATGCGCTGTGAAGCAGGCTCCGGATATGGAACTTGTCGCCGTTTTCACTCGTCGCGATCCGTCGACGGTGAAGATCCAGACGGCTGGCGTTCCGGTGTTGAACGTTTCTGAAATGGAAGCATGGAAGGACAAGGTTGACGTGCTCATCATTTGCGGTGGCTCTGCTACGGACCTGCCGGTGCTCACTCCGAAGTACGCTTCTATGTTCAACGTGATCGACTCTTTCGACACGCATGCCAAGATTCCGCAGCACTTCGCTGCTGTTGACGCTGCTGCCAAGGGCGCAAACAAGATTGCTATGATCTCTGTCGGTTGGGATCCGGGTATGTTCAGCCTGAACCGCGTGTACGCTCAGTCCATCCTTCCGGAAGGCAAGGACTACACGTTCTGGGGCAAGGGTGTTTCTCAGGGCCACAGCGACGCCGTCCGCCGCATCAAGGGTGTGAAGAACGCCAAGCAGTACACCTGCCCGGTGGAATCTGCTCTCGAAGCCGTGCGTAGCGGTTCCATGCCGGAACTCACCACTCGTCAGAAGCACACTCGTCTCGTTTACGTGGTTGCTGAAGAAGGTGCAGACAAGGCATACATCGAAAATGCCATCAAGACGATGCCGAACTACTTCGATGAATACGACACTACGGTCAACTTCATCAGCGAAGAAGAATTCAACAAGAACCACAGCGGCCTCGCTCACGGTGGTTTCGTGATCCGTACCGGCAAGACTGGCATGAACAAGGAACACACGCACGTGATTGAATACAGCCTCAAGCTCGATTCCAACCCGGAATTCACGACGAGCGTTCTCGTGGCTTATGCCCGCGCTGCTCTCCGTATGAAGGCTAATGGTCAGACTGGTTGCAAGACTGTTCTCGACGTTCCGCCTGCATACCTCAGCACGCTTAGCGACGAAGATTTGAGAGCTCATTGCTTGTAG
- a CDS encoding RND family transporter: protein MKVEKFNKFFGKIGQAQIRNRWKILAGLLIVTVICCLGLSNFSLALGEEGWFGNSDEITINTKKYEETFGNLNGIGVLVVKQGEGDVFSEDMLKVIEKIGNRMRDEIPFADRLTSIVEVDIPVGNDEGFSIVKPYENGIPSDSAGLAKARDLVMRGSEKTNALINSLVSDDGKETWISLSLHPFKGKELEEKYGGDNTEVSTDIGYKLMNIIESEEFQNKGFKLYGGGMPYDSANEDRYEVPEYGVRVLCSIVVMLLFLAICLRNVFGVIVPAVATISAIATVFGAMSFFGEKADSALVTLPVVLGMALAVGYSVHYIKMFKLHFRRTGKRKESAIKCVEECGWPVLFTVLTTMASFISFLFVNMKPLEWMGKTSAFIVLAIYIYVTVLIPILLSFGKDRAPRATQVNGATKLDLSFSRWSKFVHNRKKSFIVISALVIAAFIPGMFKITAQLDYLTITGDKMPYIQEVKKMLAQKLGNQYSYTVMISYDEEGAFKKPENMKALVQLEDYLGTLSLTKWSGGKARVTSATSILKEMNRALNEGKDSMYTVPEDEYVLAQLMELSSIEMHNDFSDVMDDDFKTTVVSVDMTQFATEEALANMNALKSKLAELFPGAKCTLLGDMIRYSEMSNRIVFGGLKSFGFSLVIIAIMLVFAFSSLKLGLIGMIPNVAPVILVGGVMGYFNYALDFSTITVMPMILGIAVDDTIHLTTHLKMKHEQMGSSEKAMEVTFREIGATMFLTTVILCSMFSVYLFSPMHFLAVLGVLIIVGLSSALVADYTITPALLHVAKPFGKEKEEV from the coding sequence ATGAAAGTCGAAAAATTCAACAAATTTTTCGGCAAGATCGGACAGGCGCAAATTCGCAACCGCTGGAAGATTCTTGCCGGATTGCTTATCGTCACGGTCATTTGCTGTTTAGGCTTGAGCAATTTTTCGCTAGCGCTTGGCGAAGAAGGCTGGTTCGGCAACTCAGATGAAATCACCATCAACACTAAAAAATACGAAGAAACCTTCGGAAACCTGAACGGGATTGGCGTTCTTGTCGTAAAGCAAGGCGAAGGCGATGTCTTTAGCGAAGACATGCTGAAAGTCATCGAAAAAATCGGCAACCGCATGCGTGATGAAATTCCGTTTGCAGACCGCCTGACCTCCATCGTCGAAGTCGATATTCCAGTCGGCAATGACGAAGGATTTTCGATTGTAAAGCCTTACGAAAACGGCATCCCTTCGGATTCCGCGGGGCTTGCAAAAGCACGTGATCTCGTGATGCGCGGGAGCGAAAAGACGAATGCGCTCATCAATTCGCTTGTCAGCGATGATGGCAAAGAAACGTGGATTTCCCTTTCGCTCCATCCGTTCAAAGGAAAAGAGCTCGAAGAAAAGTACGGTGGGGACAACACCGAAGTTTCAACAGACATCGGCTACAAGCTGATGAACATCATCGAAAGCGAAGAATTCCAGAACAAAGGATTCAAGCTTTACGGTGGTGGTATGCCATACGACAGCGCTAACGAAGACCGTTATGAAGTTCCCGAATACGGTGTAAGAGTCCTCTGCAGCATTGTCGTGATGCTCTTGTTCTTGGCGATTTGCCTGCGCAACGTATTTGGCGTGATTGTTCCGGCTGTGGCAACGATCAGCGCAATCGCCACAGTTTTTGGAGCGATGTCGTTTTTTGGAGAAAAAGCAGACTCCGCTCTTGTGACTTTACCGGTTGTCCTTGGCATGGCACTTGCAGTTGGCTATTCCGTACACTACATCAAGATGTTCAAGTTGCATTTTAGACGCACGGGCAAACGCAAGGAATCCGCCATCAAGTGCGTCGAAGAATGCGGATGGCCGGTGCTGTTCACAGTTCTTACAACCATGGCTTCGTTTATCAGCTTCCTGTTTGTGAACATGAAGCCCCTCGAATGGATGGGCAAAACATCAGCCTTTATCGTGCTCGCAATTTACATCTATGTTACCGTGCTCATCCCGATTCTGCTTTCGTTCGGTAAGGACCGCGCGCCCAGAGCTACTCAAGTTAACGGCGCCACAAAACTGGATCTGTCTTTTTCGAGATGGTCTAAGTTTGTCCACAACAGAAAGAAATCGTTCATTGTCATTAGCGCATTGGTTATTGCCGCATTCATTCCGGGGATGTTCAAAATCACGGCACAGCTCGATTACCTGACCATCACGGGCGACAAGATGCCATACATTCAAGAAGTCAAAAAAATGTTGGCACAAAAACTCGGCAATCAGTACAGCTACACGGTCATGATTTCTTACGATGAAGAAGGCGCTTTCAAGAAGCCCGAAAACATGAAAGCGCTTGTGCAGCTTGAAGATTATCTCGGCACACTTTCGCTCACCAAATGGTCGGGCGGAAAGGCTCGCGTTACCTCAGCGACAAGCATCTTGAAGGAAATGAACCGCGCCCTCAACGAGGGTAAAGATTCGATGTACACCGTTCCCGAAGACGAATACGTTCTCGCACAGTTGATGGAACTTTCATCGATTGAAATGCATAACGACTTCAGCGATGTCATGGATGACGATTTCAAGACAACCGTGGTCAGCGTGGACATGACGCAGTTCGCCACAGAAGAAGCCCTCGCCAACATGAATGCTTTGAAATCAAAGCTCGCCGAACTTTTCCCAGGCGCAAAATGCACCTTGCTCGGCGACATGATTCGCTATTCCGAGATGAGCAACCGCATTGTCTTTGGCGGCTTGAAATCCTTCGGATTCTCGCTCGTTATCATCGCCATCATGCTCGTCTTTGCATTCTCTAGCCTTAAGCTCGGTCTTATCGGCATGATCCCGAACGTAGCTCCGGTAATTCTCGTGGGTGGTGTCATGGGATATTTCAATTACGCCCTTGACTTCAGCACCATCACCGTGATGCCCATGATTTTAGGTATTGCCGTTGACGATACCATCCATTTGACAACACACCTGAAAATGAAACACGAACAAATGGGTTCTAGCGAAAAGGCAATGGAAGTGACCTTCCGCGAAATTGGCGCAACGATGTTCCTGACGACCGTTATTCTGTGCTCCATGTTCAGCGTTTATCTGTTCAGCCCCATGCACTTTTTGGCGGTTCTTGGAGTTCTCATTATCGTCGGTCTTTCCAGTGCATTGGTTGCAGACTACACCATTACACCAGCCCTTTTACACGTGGCTAAACCCTTTGGCAAAGAAAAGGAGGAAGTATGA
- a CDS encoding squalene/phytoene synthase family protein: MIDKLDSLDVGEKVLEGKAAWKYAEDILQLVSRTFALNIQVLRGKLHRSILLAYLYLRIADTVEDDPDMKATEKDRVLALFADVFKTGELETEKIRTFVDALPKSWHGSEDPNKDLCVKSEIVVPLLKSLPRNYQKPVCDVVIEMCGGMAKFALRQEAALSAGWFTLANVGELDEYCYYVAGIVGKLLTKLFSADTCFISAEREAELSKLDVSFGLALQVVNIVKDCVEDSGRRVCFIPEEICKRHGFAHPSELFAAGADAQKCGAVLSELVEKAWHHLDDAIAYTKLIPNIKMRTRLFCLWPLFMAAENLSLIGNGVSVFTSDKKVKITRDTVKRIVKETSMHFYSDKWIDEAYKKIKG; this comes from the coding sequence ATGATTGATAAATTGGATTCTTTGGATGTGGGCGAGAAGGTGCTCGAAGGCAAGGCGGCGTGGAAGTACGCCGAGGATATCTTGCAGTTGGTGTCGCGTACGTTTGCGCTGAACATCCAGGTTTTGCGTGGCAAGTTGCACCGCAGTATTTTGCTCGCATACCTTTATTTGCGCATTGCCGATACGGTTGAAGATGACCCGGACATGAAGGCGACCGAAAAGGACCGCGTGCTTGCGCTGTTTGCCGATGTGTTCAAGACGGGCGAACTTGAAACGGAAAAGATTCGTACGTTTGTGGATGCCTTGCCTAAATCTTGGCATGGCTCTGAAGACCCGAATAAGGATCTTTGCGTTAAGTCCGAAATTGTGGTGCCGCTTTTGAAGTCGCTTCCCAGGAATTACCAGAAGCCGGTTTGCGATGTTGTGATTGAAATGTGCGGTGGCATGGCGAAGTTTGCGCTCCGTCAGGAAGCCGCGCTTTCAGCAGGCTGGTTCACGCTTGCGAACGTGGGCGAACTTGATGAATACTGCTACTATGTGGCAGGCATTGTCGGTAAGCTCTTGACCAAGCTATTCTCGGCAGACACGTGCTTTATCAGTGCGGAACGTGAGGCGGAACTTTCGAAGTTGGACGTGAGCTTTGGGCTTGCCTTGCAGGTCGTGAACATCGTGAAGGACTGTGTCGAGGATTCTGGACGCCGCGTGTGCTTTATCCCTGAAGAGATTTGCAAGCGTCATGGCTTTGCGCATCCTAGCGAACTTTTTGCTGCAGGGGCAGATGCTCAAAAATGCGGCGCAGTGCTTTCGGAACTTGTCGAGAAGGCTTGGCATCATCTGGACGATGCGATTGCCTATACGAAGCTCATCCCGAACATCAAGATGCGCACGAGGCTCTTCTGCCTATGGCCGCTCTTTATGGCGGCGGAGAACTTGAGTTTGATCGGGAATGGCGTGTCAGTGTTCACTTCGGACAAGAAGGTGAAAATCACGCGTGATACCGTGAAGCGGATTGTCAAGGAAACGTCGATGCACTTCTATTCGGACAAGTGGATTGATGAAGCTTATAAGAAGATTAAAGGATAA
- the lspA gene encoding signal peptidase II, which yields MEKFYNKWPFHVAVIVFSIISDQLTKLWAVARFTDEAGNFTYEKIPVIGELVRFQLVYNKGAAFSSRPQDLMPFLPPWLFFLLISIVAAFALAWFYKSIDKRDYLSRLGVVMILGGAVGNFIDRMRMQMVVDFIDCDFPDFIMIRFPTFNVADSFVTVGVALVILSPVILRKLHKQIKEEKDAEKEAKT from the coding sequence ATGGAAAAGTTTTATAATAAGTGGCCGTTCCATGTGGCGGTGATTGTTTTTAGCATTATTTCTGACCAGCTGACGAAGCTGTGGGCGGTGGCGCGTTTTACGGACGAAGCAGGGAATTTTACGTACGAGAAAATTCCTGTGATTGGTGAACTTGTGCGCTTCCAGCTTGTGTACAACAAGGGGGCTGCGTTCAGTAGCCGTCCGCAAGACTTGATGCCGTTCTTGCCGCCTTGGCTGTTCTTTTTGCTGATTTCGATTGTTGCCGCTTTTGCACTTGCATGGTTCTACAAGTCCATCGACAAGCGCGATTACTTGAGCCGCTTGGGCGTCGTGATGATTCTCGGCGGTGCTGTCGGAAACTTCATTGACCGCATGCGCATGCAGATGGTCGTGGACTTTATCGACTGTGATTTCCCGGACTTTATTATGATCCGTTTCCCAACGTTCAATGTGGCGGACTCGTTCGTGACTGTCGGCGTTGCTCTTGTGATTTTGTCTCCCGTGATCTTACGTAAATTGCATAAGCAAATTAAGGAAGAAAAAGACGCGGAGAAGGAAGCTAAGACTTAG
- a CDS encoding RluA family pseudouridine synthase translates to MNYIVEEKHNGERIDKFLVGVMENVSRTDVQKLIEAGEVKVGGGKVSKNFRVETGMAVVVEKMIEKESSTLEPEDIPLNIVYEDDDIVVINKPRNLVVHPGNGVSKGTLAAALLYHFKENLSTVNGPLRPGIVHRLDKDTPGLMVVAKNDAAHRHLAHQLETRTLHRTYNALVWGCPRDLEGTIDAPIGRNPKNRLKMAVVKGGKESRTHYVAKQFFAIATLLELQLESGRTHQIRVHSRYTGHPVVGDPLYDGRDESLNRVPPLMKPVAEKVLEIAPAQLLQAVKIELIHPRTNKKLTFKVPMEEPFANVLKLLKKECPASAPVYDEEEGFRDFDAQIRFDEDDEFDEYEEPLEISPDEAAPVKERKTRAQRLAEKKATAAKRRAVAAERKLIKQMKAARRKGIAPEDFVEPGYEPTIDPELLE, encoded by the coding sequence ATGAATTACATCGTAGAAGAAAAGCATAATGGTGAACGTATCGACAAGTTCCTTGTCGGCGTTATGGAAAATGTCTCCCGCACAGACGTGCAGAAGCTGATCGAAGCGGGCGAAGTCAAGGTCGGCGGTGGCAAAGTCTCCAAGAACTTCCGCGTAGAAACGGGAATGGCGGTTGTCGTTGAAAAGATGATCGAGAAGGAATCTTCGACACTTGAACCCGAAGATATTCCGCTGAACATCGTTTATGAAGATGACGACATCGTGGTCATCAACAAGCCGCGCAATTTGGTGGTGCATCCGGGTAATGGCGTGAGCAAGGGAACGCTTGCCGCTGCTCTCCTGTATCACTTCAAGGAAAATCTTTCGACCGTGAACGGTCCGCTCCGTCCGGGTATTGTTCATCGTCTGGACAAGGATACGCCGGGGCTTATGGTGGTCGCGAAAAACGATGCCGCACATAGGCATTTGGCGCACCAACTTGAAACGCGCACGCTCCACCGTACATACAATGCGCTTGTGTGGGGTTGCCCGCGTGACCTTGAAGGAACGATTGACGCTCCGATTGGTCGTAACCCGAAGAACCGTCTCAAGATGGCGGTGGTGAAGGGCGGTAAGGAAAGCCGTACGCATTATGTGGCGAAGCAGTTCTTTGCGATTGCGACGCTCTTAGAATTGCAGTTGGAATCTGGACGTACGCACCAGATTCGCGTGCATAGCCGTTACACGGGCCATCCGGTCGTGGGCGATCCGCTCTACGATGGTCGCGATGAAAGCTTGAACCGTGTGCCGCCTCTGATGAAGCCGGTGGCCGAGAAGGTTCTTGAAATTGCTCCGGCGCAGCTTTTGCAGGCCGTGAAGATTGAACTCATCCATCCGCGCACAAACAAGAAGCTTACGTTCAAGGTTCCGATGGAAGAGCCGTTTGCAAATGTGCTCAAGCTCTTGAAAAAGGAATGTCCGGCATCGGCGCCTGTGTATGACGAAGAAGAAGGTTTCCGTGATTTCGATGCGCAGATTCGCTTTGACGAAGATGATGAATTTGACGAATACGAAGAACCGCTGGAAATCTCGCCGGATGAAGCTGCTCCTGTGAAGGAACGCAAGACGCGTGCTCAGCGCCTCGCCGAGAAAAAGGCGACTGCCGCCAAGCGCCGTGCCGTTGCTGCCGAACGCAAGCTCATCAAGCAGATGAAGGCTGCTCGCCGCAAGGGGATTGCCCCGGAAGATTTCGTGGAACCAGGATACGAACCCACAATCGATCCGGAACTGTTGGAATAA
- the dnaA gene encoding chromosomal replication initiator protein DnaA → MQVEWERCLNYLHGMLSDTVFKTYFAQTKLVSQTPGHAVIAVPPGLDVKVYAAYKDLIRLAWKDVSHDEAPVEFEFQPQDVYQPQVSTSDNSFREFIKPSVPLSGSFRFENFVPGDKAQLAFNAALAVARNPDGTQYNPLFIYGSSGLGKTHLLQSIGNYILEEDPTKRVIYLTSEDFSQQYMKCLQEKRITEMSDFYRNEVDILLIDDIQNWTGKYETQNEFFLIFNALHQAGKQIVLTSDAPAAEVKNLSDRLVSRFSWGLTVDIQPPDVETREAILHKKAEERHLEISDEVIRYLAENIASNVRCLESAIIKLTLQSSLMSHDIDMNIAQKVVTEIAPTLRRRVSLDSVLHAVSQHYEVPETKLIEPGRGTKEISKARQVAMFLMRELSPISLQSIGSRFGGKDHSTVVHAIKSVKKEMETDPSFARLIESLKNTIHD, encoded by the coding sequence ATGCAGGTTGAATGGGAAAGATGCTTGAACTACCTCCACGGAATGCTGTCGGATACGGTATTCAAGACATATTTTGCACAGACCAAGCTTGTAAGCCAAACCCCAGGACACGCCGTTATCGCAGTGCCCCCCGGACTTGACGTCAAAGTCTATGCCGCTTACAAGGACCTGATCCGCCTCGCCTGGAAAGACGTTTCCCACGATGAGGCTCCAGTAGAATTTGAATTCCAGCCGCAAGACGTTTACCAGCCGCAAGTAAGCACCTCCGACAACTCTTTCCGCGAATTTATCAAGCCGAGCGTTCCACTTTCTGGCAGCTTCCGTTTCGAAAACTTCGTTCCGGGTGACAAGGCCCAGCTCGCCTTCAACGCCGCCCTCGCCGTCGCCAGAAATCCGGATGGAACGCAGTACAACCCGCTATTTATTTATGGGTCTTCCGGTCTTGGCAAGACGCACTTGCTCCAGTCCATCGGCAACTACATTCTCGAAGAAGATCCGACCAAGCGCGTCATCTACCTCACGTCCGAAGACTTCTCACAGCAGTACATGAAGTGCCTGCAAGAAAAGCGCATCACTGAAATGTCCGACTTCTACCGCAACGAAGTGGACATTCTCTTGATCGATGACATCCAGAACTGGACTGGCAAGTACGAAACGCAAAACGAATTTTTCTTGATCTTTAACGCACTGCACCAGGCAGGCAAGCAGATCGTGCTTACGTCTGACGCTCCCGCAGCCGAAGTCAAGAACCTCTCCGACCGTCTCGTGAGCCGTTTCTCCTGGGGCTTAACCGTTGACATCCAGCCGCCTGACGTCGAAACGCGCGAAGCCATCCTCCACAAGAAGGCAGAAGAACGCCACCTCGAAATCAGCGACGAAGTCATCCGTTACCTTGCTGAAAATATTGCAAGCAACGTACGTTGCCTCGAAAGCGCCATCATCAAGCTCACGCTCCAGTCGAGCCTCATGAGCCACGACATCGACATGAACATCGCACAGAAGGTCGTCACCGAAATCGCCCCGACACTCCGTCGCCGCGTAAGCCTTGACTCCGTGCTCCATGCCGTATCACAGCACTACGAAGTACCCGAAACCAAGCTCATCGAACCGGGCCGCGGCACCAAGGAAATCTCCAAGGCTCGCCAAGTCGCCATGTTCCTCATGCGCGAACTCTCCCCCATCAGCTTGCAGAGCATCGGTTCTCGTTTTGGCGGCAAGGACCACTCCACCGTCGTGCACGCCATCAAGAGCGTCAAGAAAGAGATGGAAACCGACCCGAGCTTTGCCCGCTTGATCGAAAGCCTCAAGAACACCATTCACGATTAA
- a CDS encoding DUF1302 family protein: protein MNKQSFFTTVPAIALATMVNLYAQETTYTGSITAKAGVSLANAHNHENDFTLGQTIFDGSFKTYFDEAMVYVNGQLVHDAIGSQSSNGMSGFVANDGSFALKLKEAYIDWKSGMFALRIGRQIVSWGKADDFQITDVVSPFDESNVVAYDYNEAKLGVDAARLSLLTDKAQVDAYYIPFFTPSILPFAKKNPLRSKIFPETYNEFKLQYPESHEDLELPRKNLNNSEYALRASFYTSVMDLSLYAFYGWDDKPFIKYTPMTSEDIEFNELYHDGFNVSGKYKRMSMVGADAAIPVGDFVFRLEAAYFPNRHIQTTPEYQFDLFTSNKNIQSSKRNDQFLSLAGVDWTFTFPYIGTWTVTAQYISDIVFKYRIYLDRKQYEHQVAGSVEKSLLNETLTISASGALDLCMCSSSSEIAIDYRLTDAITLSMIGDLFLKGSEGKDGTYGIYRDFSGITFKGKVMF from the coding sequence ATGAATAAGCAATCCTTTTTCACAACAGTCCCAGCCATTGCATTAGCAACAATGGTTAACCTTTATGCCCAAGAAACAACATATACAGGAAGCATCACTGCCAAAGCGGGCGTAAGCCTCGCCAATGCCCACAACCATGAAAACGACTTTACGCTAGGCCAGACGATTTTCGATGGCTCCTTCAAGACGTATTTTGACGAAGCTATGGTTTACGTCAACGGGCAATTGGTCCACGATGCTATCGGGAGCCAGTCTTCAAACGGAATGTCCGGATTCGTCGCCAACGACGGCTCTTTCGCTTTAAAATTGAAAGAAGCTTACATCGACTGGAAAAGCGGAATGTTCGCGCTCCGTATCGGTCGCCAAATTGTCTCGTGGGGTAAAGCCGACGACTTCCAGATTACAGATGTCGTGAGCCCCTTTGACGAATCTAACGTTGTCGCATACGATTACAACGAAGCCAAGCTCGGCGTCGATGCAGCCCGTCTTTCTCTCTTGACCGACAAAGCTCAAGTCGATGCGTATTACATCCCGTTCTTTACGCCGAGCATTCTCCCATTCGCAAAGAAAAATCCGCTTCGTTCTAAAATATTCCCAGAAACATACAATGAATTCAAGCTTCAATATCCTGAGAGTCATGAAGATCTTGAACTCCCTAGAAAGAACCTGAACAACAGCGAATACGCTCTCCGCGCCAGTTTCTACACGTCTGTAATGGACCTGTCACTTTATGCATTCTACGGTTGGGACGATAAGCCGTTTATCAAATATACCCCAATGACATCCGAAGACATTGAATTCAACGAGCTTTATCATGACGGATTCAATGTTTCAGGGAAATACAAACGCATGTCCATGGTGGGTGCCGATGCGGCAATTCCTGTAGGCGATTTTGTATTCCGCCTAGAAGCAGCCTACTTCCCCAATCGCCATATCCAGACAACTCCTGAATATCAATTCGATCTATTTACCAGCAATAAAAATATCCAATCCAGCAAGCGAAACGACCAGTTTTTAAGCCTTGCCGGAGTCGATTGGACATTTACATTTCCGTATATCGGAACCTGGACTGTGACCGCACAGTATATTTCGGACATTGTCTTCAAGTACAGAATTTACTTGGACCGCAAACAATACGAGCATCAGGTCGCTGGCAGTGTCGAAAAGTCGCTTTTGAACGAGACGCTTACCATTTCTGCATCAGGAGCGCTTGATTTATGCATGTGTTCCTCATCAAGTGAAATTGCAATCGATTACAGACTCACAGATGCCATCACACTCAGCATGATCGGAGACCTATTCTTAAAAGGCTCTGAAGGCAAAGACGGCACTTATGGCATTTACCGTGATTTCAGCGGAATTACATTCAAAGGAAAAGTCATGTTCTAA